The following are encoded in a window of Pseudalgibacter alginicilyticus genomic DNA:
- a CDS encoding homocysteine S-methyltransferase family protein: MSNIHQALKERILVLDGAMGTMLQAYKFTEEDFRGERFKDYPTPLQGNNDLLSITQPKAIKEIHAKYFEVGADIVETNTFSGTTIAMADYQMEDLVYELNYQSAKIAKEVAEEFTAKEPHKPRFVAGSIGPTNRTASMSPDVNDPGYRAVTFDELRIAYKQQVEALVDGGVDLLLVETVFDTLNAKAALFAIEEVKEERNIEMPIMLSGTITDASGRTLSGQTAEAFLISVSHIPLLSIGFNCALGANLLQPHLEAIAAKTDFAISAHPNAGLPNAFGEYDETPEEMGEQIEEYLKRDLINIIGGCCGTNPEHIKVIANIASKYKPRTITLSAVEGFH, from the coding sequence ATGTCAAACATACATCAAGCATTAAAAGAACGTATTTTGGTTTTAGATGGTGCCATGGGTACCATGCTACAAGCCTATAAGTTTACGGAGGAAGATTTTAGAGGTGAGCGTTTTAAAGATTATCCTACACCATTGCAGGGTAATAACGATTTGTTATCTATTACACAGCCAAAAGCTATTAAAGAGATCCATGCTAAATATTTTGAGGTAGGTGCAGATATTGTGGAAACCAATACTTTTTCTGGAACTACTATTGCAATGGCTGATTACCAAATGGAAGATTTAGTATATGAACTAAATTATCAATCCGCTAAAATTGCAAAAGAAGTAGCAGAGGAATTTACAGCTAAAGAACCTCATAAACCCCGTTTTGTTGCGGGTTCCATAGGGCCTACAAATCGTACAGCAAGCATGTCACCAGATGTTAATGATCCTGGGTACAGAGCTGTAACGTTTGATGAATTACGAATTGCTTATAAACAACAGGTAGAAGCTTTGGTTGATGGTGGTGTTGATTTACTTTTAGTTGAAACTGTTTTTGATACACTTAATGCAAAAGCAGCATTGTTTGCGATTGAAGAAGTAAAAGAAGAACGCAATATAGAGATGCCTATCATGCTTAGTGGTACTATAACAGATGCATCAGGTAGAACTTTATCTGGACAAACTGCCGAGGCATTTTTAATTTCGGTATCACATATTCCTTTGCTATCTATAGGGTTTAATTGTGCTTTGGGTGCTAATTTATTGCAACCTCATTTAGAAGCTATAGCAGCTAAAACTGATTTTGCAATTTCTGCACACCCTAATGCAGGCTTGCCCAATGCTTTTGGAGAGTATGATGAAACTCCAGAAGAAATGGGGGAACAAATTGAAGAATATTTAAAAAGAGATTTAATAAATATTATTGGAGGTTGTTGTGGTACAAATCCAGAACATATAAAAGTAATTGCAAATATTGCATCAAAATATAAACCTCGCACTATTACCCTAAGCGCAGTCGAAGGGTTTCATTAA
- the cysM gene encoding cysteine synthase CysM, which translates to MVYNKTILDQIGNTPIVEVSHIISKKGVRLFLKLEGDNPGGSVKDRAAFNMINEALKRGDIKKGGTLVEATSGNTGIALAFIANLLGLNMVLVMPENSTEERVKTMRAYGAEVILTAADIGIEGSRDLAYKLRDEKGYILLNQFENDDNWKAHYKTTGPEIWKDTEGEVTHFVSAMGTTGTIMGVSSYLKEQNKDITIVGAQPADGAKIPGIRKWSPEYVPKFFNRSKVDVVVDVREADAKKMTQRLAKEEGVFAGMSSGGSVFCALQIAESIDEGVIVAIICDRGDRYLSSTLFE; encoded by the coding sequence ATGGTATACAATAAAACAATTTTAGACCAAATAGGAAATACACCAATCGTAGAAGTAAGTCATATTATTTCAAAAAAGGGTGTTAGGCTCTTTTTAAAATTGGAAGGTGATAATCCAGGAGGAAGTGTAAAAGATCGCGCTGCTTTCAATATGATTAATGAAGCGCTTAAACGTGGCGATATTAAAAAAGGAGGTACTTTGGTTGAGGCAACCAGTGGTAATACAGGTATTGCATTAGCATTTATTGCTAATTTATTAGGGTTGAACATGGTGTTGGTTATGCCTGAAAACTCTACTGAAGAACGGGTTAAAACCATGCGAGCTTACGGTGCTGAGGTTATTTTAACAGCTGCTGATATAGGTATAGAAGGGTCTAGAGATTTAGCTTACAAATTGAGAGATGAAAAAGGTTATATACTTTTAAATCAATTTGAAAACGATGATAATTGGAAAGCACATTATAAAACTACGGGACCCGAAATATGGAAAGATACTGAAGGCGAAGTTACTCACTTCGTTTCTGCTATGGGAACTACAGGAACAATTATGGGGGTTTCAAGTTATTTAAAAGAACAAAATAAAGATATAACTATTGTAGGAGCACAACCTGCAGATGGGGCTAAAATTCCTGGGATAAGAAAATGGTCGCCAGAATATGTGCCTAAGTTCTTTAATCGTTCTAAAGTAGATGTAGTGGTAGATGTAAGAGAAGCGGATGCCAAAAAAATGACCCAACGTTTAGCTAAAGAAGAAGGTGTTTTTGCTGGTATGAGCAGTGGAGGTTCTGTATTCTGTGCATTACAAATTGCAGAATCCATAGACGAAGGTGTTATTGTTGCAATTATTTGTGATAGAGGCGATAGATATTTGTCATCAACCCTGTTTGAATAA
- the epsC gene encoding serine O-acetyltransferase EpsC, with protein MKSYNVCLKDTVKTFTKRLFYCLFDCEQEEAHNDYLENTFLEILSKLEIENGKSIWETFKSELPEIRRKLDLDAIAFESNDPASHSLAEIYMAYPGFYAISIYRLSHALYKLKVHILPRMMSEFIHGITGIDIHPGATIGNSFYIDHGTGIVIGETSIIGENVKIYQGVTLGGISVAKSLASTKRHPTIENNVCIYANATILGGDIVIGANSIIGANVWITQSVPENSLVTYQTEIKIRPKNNGIQ; from the coding sequence ATGAAAAGTTATAATGTTTGTTTAAAAGATACTGTTAAAACGTTTACAAAACGGTTGTTTTACTGCTTATTTGATTGTGAGCAAGAAGAGGCTCATAATGATTATTTAGAAAATACGTTCTTAGAAATACTATCTAAATTAGAAATTGAAAACGGTAAATCTATTTGGGAAACCTTTAAATCTGAACTTCCTGAAATTAGAAGAAAATTAGATTTAGATGCAATTGCTTTTGAGAGTAATGACCCAGCTTCACATAGCTTAGCAGAAATTTATATGGCATATCCAGGGTTTTATGCTATTTCTATTTATAGGTTGAGTCATGCACTTTATAAATTAAAGGTTCATATTTTGCCAAGAATGATGAGTGAATTTATTCATGGCATTACAGGGATCGATATTCATCCAGGAGCAACAATTGGCAATTCTTTTTATATTGATCATGGAACAGGAATTGTTATTGGTGAAACATCTATTATTGGTGAAAACGTTAAAATTTATCAAGGGGTTACCCTCGGGGGGATATCAGTAGCAAAAAGTTTGGCTTCTACCAAAAGACATCCTACAATTGAGAACAATGTGTGTATTTATGCCAATGCTACCATTTTAGGTGGTGATATTGTTATTGGTGCCAATAGTATCATTGGTGCCAATGTTTGGATTACACAATCTGTTCCAGAAAATTCATTAGTAACCTATCAAACAGAAATTAAAATTAGACCGAAAAATAATGGTATACAATAA
- a CDS encoding NAD(P)/FAD-dependent oxidoreductase: protein MIKTDILIIGAGPTGLFTVFEAGLLKLKCHLIDALPQPGGQCSEIYPKKPIYDIPGFPEVLAGDLTRNLLEQGKQFEPGFTLGERAETIDKQEDGSFIVTTNKGTQHQAPVVAIAGGLGSFEPRKPAIEGITDYEDKGVEYFIKDPEVYRNKRVVISGGGDSALDWSIFLADVASEVTLIHRRNEFRGALDSVEKVGELTKEGKINLITPAEVTELHGDGKIEAVTVVKEGEATKLETDHFIPLFGLSPKLGPIGNWGLEIEKNAIKVDNSLNYQTNIPGIFAIGDVNTYPEKLKLILCGFHEATLMCQAAYRIINPGKKYVLKYTTVSGIDGFDGSRKEAPKAVVQAIN, encoded by the coding sequence ATGATTAAAACAGATATACTAATAATTGGCGCGGGGCCAACAGGTTTATTTACAGTATTCGAAGCTGGATTATTAAAATTGAAATGTCATTTAATTGATGCATTGCCACAACCGGGAGGACAATGTTCTGAAATTTATCCCAAAAAACCTATCTACGATATTCCAGGGTTTCCAGAAGTATTGGCTGGAGATTTAACCAGAAATTTGTTAGAACAAGGAAAACAGTTTGAACCAGGGTTTACTTTGGGAGAACGTGCTGAAACTATTGATAAGCAGGAAGATGGGTCATTTATAGTCACTACAAACAAAGGAACACAACATCAAGCACCTGTGGTAGCTATTGCAGGAGGATTAGGGTCTTTTGAGCCAAGAAAACCTGCTATTGAAGGTATAACAGATTACGAAGACAAAGGGGTTGAATACTTTATTAAAGATCCAGAAGTTTACAGAAATAAACGTGTCGTTATTTCTGGAGGAGGAGATTCCGCATTAGATTGGAGTATCTTTTTAGCAGATGTAGCATCTGAAGTAACACTAATTCATAGAAGAAATGAATTTAGAGGGGCTTTAGATTCTGTTGAAAAAGTTGGAGAATTGACTAAAGAAGGTAAAATTAATTTAATAACTCCTGCTGAGGTTACAGAATTACATGGAGATGGAAAGATAGAAGCAGTAACTGTCGTAAAAGAGGGTGAGGCTACAAAGTTAGAAACTGATCACTTTATACCGTTATTTGGGTTGTCTCCTAAATTAGGTCCTATTGGAAATTGGGGCTTAGAAATAGAAAAAAATGCTATCAAAGTAGATAATAGTTTAAATTATCAAACTAACATTCCTGGTATTTTTGCTATTGGAGATGTGAATACCTATCCAGAAAAGTTAAAATTAATTCTTTGTGGTTTCCATGAGGCTACATTAATGTGTCAAGCAGCTTACAGAATTATTAATCCAGGCAAAAAGTATGTTTTAAAGTATACAACGGTTAGTGGTATTGATGGTTTTGATGGTTCTCGCAAAGAAGCTCCAAAAGCCGTAGTACAAGCAATTAATTAA
- a CDS encoding precorrin-2 dehydrogenase/sirohydrochlorin ferrochelatase family protein gives MERNNLYPIFLKTQRLNVLIVGGGNVAEEKLTFLLKSSPDANVTMVSPMFREGTVEVAKRGNVKLKETKYNKRFLKGKHMVVATTDVQKVNVKVYKQCRKRSILVNVADNPPYCDFYMGGIVTKGNVKVAISTNGKSPTTAKRLRQFFEDVIPENVDDLVQNLNEYRKTIKGDFEQKVETLNEFTKGLIEKKE, from the coding sequence GTGGAAAGAAATAATTTATACCCTATATTTTTAAAAACACAGCGTTTAAATGTGCTGATTGTTGGAGGAGGGAATGTAGCAGAAGAAAAGTTGACATTTTTATTAAAATCTAGTCCAGATGCCAATGTAACAATGGTATCGCCCATGTTTAGAGAAGGAACTGTTGAGGTTGCAAAAAGAGGCAATGTTAAATTAAAAGAGACAAAATACAATAAACGCTTCTTAAAAGGAAAGCATATGGTTGTTGCTACGACTGATGTTCAGAAAGTAAATGTGAAAGTTTATAAACAATGTAGAAAACGCAGTATTTTAGTAAATGTAGCAGATAATCCACCCTATTGTGATTTTTATATGGGTGGTATTGTAACTAAAGGCAATGTGAAAGTTGCGATTTCAACAAATGGTAAATCGCCAACAACAGCCAAGAGGTTGCGTCAGTTTTTTGAAGATGTTATTCCAGAAAATGTAGACGATTTGGTCCAGAATTTGAATGAATATAGAAAAACAATAAAAGGTGATTTTGAACAAAAAGTGGAAACACTCAATGAATTTACCAAAGGATTAATTGAAAAAAAAGAGTAA
- the cobA gene encoding uroporphyrinogen-III C-methyltransferase, translating into MSFKTPKLTVVGAGPGDVELITIKAIKAIESADVILFDALINEALLKYARKDAEVIFVGKRKGCYAFQQEQINELIVTKAHEKGHVVRLKGGDPFVFGRGAEEIDYVKQYGINTFVVPGISSSIAAPAYQGIPLTKRGVSESFWVVTATTKAHQLSNDVALAAKSTATVVILMGMHKLDEIVTVFSAEGKQDVTVAIIQNGTREDENVGIGTIETIQQVVKEKQLASPAIIVIGDVVKQRVVLNSICNEIAIKE; encoded by the coding sequence ATGAGTTTTAAAACCCCAAAATTAACAGTTGTAGGAGCCGGACCAGGTGATGTGGAGCTGATAACGATTAAAGCTATTAAAGCCATTGAGTCTGCTGATGTCATACTATTTGATGCGCTTATAAATGAAGCGTTATTAAAGTATGCACGAAAAGATGCTGAGGTTATTTTTGTGGGTAAGCGTAAAGGATGTTATGCTTTTCAGCAAGAACAAATTAATGAATTGATAGTTACAAAAGCTCATGAGAAAGGACACGTTGTGCGGCTAAAAGGTGGCGACCCATTTGTTTTTGGTCGTGGGGCAGAAGAAATAGATTATGTCAAACAATATGGTATAAATACTTTTGTTGTACCTGGCATTTCATCATCCATTGCGGCTCCAGCATATCAAGGTATTCCTTTGACAAAACGCGGTGTTTCAGAGAGTTTTTGGGTGGTTACAGCTACTACAAAAGCCCATCAATTATCAAATGATGTGGCCTTAGCGGCTAAGTCAACAGCAACGGTTGTTATATTGATGGGGATGCACAAGTTAGATGAAATTGTTACTGTTTTTTCTGCTGAAGGTAAACAGGATGTGACGGTAGCCATTATTCAAAATGGTACTAGAGAAGATGAAAATGTTGGTATTGGTACTATTGAAACTATTCAGCAAGTTGTAAAGGAAAAACAATTAGCTTCGCCAGCCATTATTGTTATTGGAGATGTTGTAAAACAACGTGTGGTTTTAAATTCTATTTGTAATGAAATAGCCATAAAGGAATAG
- a CDS encoding HEPN domain-containing protein, giving the protein MQTFRTEIENPIVEKDIIDLANKIQLFNNGKIDEEKFRSLRLARGIYGQRQEGVQMIRIKLPYGKVKSNQLRRISDVSDEYSRGRLHITTRQDIQIHYVDIQRTPELWAQLDQDDITIREACGNTVRNVTASELAGVDVDEPFDVSPYADAIFRYFLRNPISQEMGRKFKVSFSSSDSDTGLSYMHDLGFIAKIENGERGFKVMIGGGLGSQPREADELYSFISTDKIIPLMEGVVRVFDRYGERKSRAKARLKFLIKDIGLDAFKALVDQEQKAIEFKSVAIDADAYVTSKPVEINEIPQVTIKDQKAFETWKSTNLIPQKQDGYVAIGIKVLLGDFYTDKARLLADLVENYAAGEIRLSLRQNIIIPFVKRELVPFFYTELEKLGFANVGYNKAVDITACPGTDTCNLGIASSTGIADELERVIKAEYPQYLEKDDLVIKISGCMNACGQHNMANIGFQGMSVRTPDKLVAPALQVLLGGGNLGDGKGVFADKVVKVPSKRGPEALRRILDDFETNANGKSFFDYYKVTGERYFYDLLNDLQDVTNLTQDDFIDWGTSEEYVKEIGIGECAGVVIDLIATLFYESEEKIENAKESFDNNVYSHAIYHAYSSMVNSAKALLIADNKRTNTHAGIISQFDELFVESGKLDLGTAFSELIYQINKNAPTKDFASKYIENANQFLAKVRAFREEESKLDQ; this is encoded by the coding sequence ATGCAAACATTTAGAACAGAAATAGAAAATCCAATTGTTGAAAAAGATATTATTGATTTAGCCAATAAAATTCAACTTTTCAATAATGGTAAAATAGACGAAGAAAAATTTAGAAGCCTTCGTTTGGCACGTGGTATTTACGGCCAAAGACAAGAAGGGGTACAGATGATTCGTATAAAATTACCATACGGAAAAGTAAAGAGTAATCAATTACGTCGAATTTCAGATGTTTCAGATGAGTATTCTCGTGGTCGTTTGCATATAACTACCCGACAAGATATTCAAATTCATTATGTAGATATTCAAAGAACGCCTGAGCTTTGGGCGCAACTTGATCAAGATGATATTACAATACGTGAGGCTTGTGGAAATACAGTACGTAACGTGACGGCTTCAGAGTTAGCAGGTGTAGATGTAGATGAGCCATTTGATGTATCACCGTATGCTGATGCTATTTTTCGTTATTTTTTAAGAAATCCTATTAGTCAAGAAATGGGGCGAAAGTTTAAAGTGTCTTTTTCTTCTTCAGATTCGGATACAGGGCTTTCATACATGCATGATTTAGGTTTTATAGCTAAAATTGAAAATGGAGAGCGTGGTTTTAAGGTTATGATTGGTGGTGGATTGGGATCTCAACCTCGTGAAGCAGATGAATTATATAGCTTTATATCAACAGATAAAATTATTCCTTTAATGGAAGGTGTTGTACGTGTTTTTGATCGTTATGGAGAACGTAAAAGTCGTGCTAAAGCACGTTTGAAATTCTTAATTAAAGACATTGGACTTGATGCCTTTAAAGCTTTGGTGGATCAGGAGCAAAAAGCTATAGAGTTTAAATCAGTTGCTATTGATGCCGATGCTTATGTAACTTCAAAACCTGTAGAGATTAATGAGATTCCTCAAGTAACAATAAAAGATCAAAAAGCTTTTGAAACTTGGAAATCAACAAATTTAATACCTCAAAAGCAAGATGGGTATGTTGCCATTGGAATTAAAGTGCTTTTAGGTGATTTTTATACAGATAAAGCACGTTTGTTAGCAGACTTAGTAGAAAATTATGCAGCAGGTGAAATACGTTTGTCATTGCGTCAAAACATTATAATTCCTTTTGTGAAAAGAGAATTAGTACCATTTTTCTACACTGAATTAGAAAAATTAGGTTTTGCAAATGTTGGTTATAATAAAGCGGTAGATATTACAGCATGCCCAGGAACTGATACTTGTAATTTAGGAATTGCAAGTAGTACTGGAATTGCAGATGAGTTGGAGCGTGTTATAAAAGCAGAATACCCACAATATCTTGAAAAAGATGATTTAGTTATAAAAATAAGTGGATGTATGAATGCTTGTGGACAACACAATATGGCAAATATAGGTTTTCAAGGAATGTCGGTTCGTACACCAGATAAATTAGTAGCACCAGCATTACAAGTATTGTTAGGAGGAGGGAACCTTGGGGACGGAAAAGGTGTTTTTGCGGATAAAGTGGTAAAAGTACCAAGTAAAAGAGGCCCTGAAGCATTGCGAAGAATTTTAGATGATTTTGAAACAAATGCAAATGGTAAAAGTTTCTTTGATTACTATAAGGTAACAGGTGAACGTTATTTTTATGATTTATTAAATGATTTGCAAGATGTTACTAATTTAACCCAAGATGATTTTATCGATTGGGGAACAAGTGAGGAATATGTTAAAGAAATTGGTATTGGCGAATGTGCAGGTGTGGTTATCGATTTAATTGCCACTTTATTTTATGAAAGTGAAGAGAAAATTGAAAATGCTAAAGAATCTTTTGATAACAATGTATATTCACATGCTATTTATCATGCTTATAGTTCTATGGTAAATTCTGCAAAGGCATTGTTAATAGCAGACAACAAAAGGACTAATACGCATGCTGGTATTATTAGTCAGTTTGATGAGTTGTTTGTTGAAAGTGGAAAATTAGATTTAGGAACTGCATTTTCAGAATTGATTTATCAAATTAATAAAAATGCACCAACTAAGGATTTTGCATCTAAATATATAGAAAATGCTAACCAGTTTTTGGCTAAGGTTAGAGCATTTAGAGAAGAAGAAAGCAAGCTTGATCAATAA
- a CDS encoding sulfate adenylyltransferase subunit 1, giving the protein MEVLKIATAGSVDDGKSTLIGRILYDTKSLTSDKLEAIEKTSKQRGYDYLDFSLATDGLVAEREQGITIDVAHIYFSTKKKSYIIADTPGHVEYTRNMVTGASTSQASIILIDARKGVIEQTNRHFFINNLLRIKDVVVAINKMDLVDYSEDVYNKIKADFSDLMSKRDYQDQKITFIPVSALKGDNVVNKTDKMPWYKGDALLEHLEQLDKKDIYNVGTPRFPVQYVIRPKTEDFHDFRGYAGKVYGGELSVGDDIIVLPSKTRSKIKDIYFYDEKYQTASRRSSVTITLENDINVSRGDMIVKEGDLPTIDKQFTANVCWMDSNQLTVGGKYVVQHGVNKVLAKVDRINHKIHPDYSGFEKDVTGLNVNDIASVTFKLNKPIFYDQFKNHRTNGSFILIDTQNNNTVGAGFIQ; this is encoded by the coding sequence ATGGAAGTATTAAAAATTGCAACAGCAGGAAGTGTAGATGATGGGAAAAGTACGTTGATAGGACGTATTCTTTATGATACAAAATCATTAACATCTGATAAATTAGAAGCTATTGAAAAAACAAGTAAACAACGCGGATATGATTATTTGGATTTTTCATTGGCTACAGATGGTTTAGTGGCAGAAAGAGAGCAAGGCATTACTATTGATGTTGCACATATTTATTTTTCAACTAAAAAGAAAAGTTACATCATTGCAGATACGCCTGGTCATGTGGAATATACCCGAAACATGGTTACAGGGGCATCAACATCACAAGCATCTATTATTTTAATTGATGCCAGAAAAGGTGTTATTGAGCAAACCAATCGTCACTTTTTTATTAATAATTTATTAAGAATTAAAGATGTTGTAGTTGCTATAAATAAAATGGATTTGGTTGATTATTCTGAAGATGTTTATAATAAAATAAAAGCAGACTTTTCAGATTTGATGAGTAAAAGAGATTATCAAGATCAAAAAATCACTTTCATCCCTGTGAGTGCTTTAAAAGGTGATAATGTTGTAAATAAAACAGATAAAATGCCTTGGTATAAAGGCGATGCTTTATTGGAGCATTTAGAGCAATTAGATAAAAAAGATATTTATAATGTAGGTACTCCACGTTTCCCTGTTCAGTATGTTATTCGTCCTAAAACTGAAGATTTTCATGATTTTAGAGGGTATGCAGGTAAAGTTTACGGTGGCGAGTTAAGCGTAGGAGATGATATTATTGTGTTGCCTTCAAAAACGCGTTCAAAAATAAAAGATATTTATTTCTATGATGAAAAATACCAAACGGCTTCAAGACGTTCATCGGTAACAATCACTTTAGAAAACGATATAAATGTTAGTAGAGGTGATATGATTGTGAAAGAAGGGGATTTGCCAACTATTGATAAGCAATTTACAGCTAACGTTTGTTGGATGGATTCTAATCAATTAACTGTTGGAGGAAAATATGTTGTGCAACACGGAGTTAATAAAGTATTAGCAAAAGTGGATAGAATAAATCACAAAATTCATCCTGATTATTCTGGTTTTGAAAAAGATGTTACAGGATTAAATGTTAATGATATTGCGTCTGTAACTTTTAAATTAAACAAACCAATTTTTTACGATCAATTTAAAAATCATAGAACAAACGGATCGTTTATTTTAATTGATACACAGAATAATAATACTGTGGGAGCTGGTTTTATTCAATAA
- the cysD gene encoding sulfate adenylyltransferase subunit CysD, translating into MNKDTSNINSLENEAIYIMREVAAQFEKPVLLFSGGKDSITLVRLAVKAFYPAKIPFPLMHIDTGHNFPETIEFRDRLVKELGLELIVRNVQDSIDEGKVKEESGRYASRNMLQTTTLLDAIEEFKFDACIGGARRDEEKARAKERIFSVRDDFGQWDEKNQRPELFDMLNGQIEHGQNVRVFPISNWTELDVWSYIEAENIEIPSIYFAHKRKVFLRDGMIWSAEDDVVYRDENEEVIEKMVRFRTVGDMSCTAAVLSDAVSISKVVEEIRDSTISERGARIDDKRSEAAMEKRKQQGYF; encoded by the coding sequence ATGAATAAAGACACATCAAATATAAATTCATTAGAAAACGAAGCTATTTACATTATGCGTGAAGTGGCAGCACAATTTGAAAAACCTGTGTTGTTGTTTTCTGGAGGTAAAGATTCAATTACTTTGGTAAGATTGGCTGTAAAAGCTTTTTATCCAGCAAAAATACCTTTCCCTTTAATGCATATAGATACTGGTCATAATTTTCCAGAAACTATTGAATTTAGAGATCGTTTGGTTAAAGAATTGGGTTTAGAATTAATTGTTCGTAATGTTCAAGATTCTATTGATGAAGGGAAAGTTAAAGAAGAATCTGGTCGTTATGCAAGTAGAAATATGCTACAAACCACTACGCTTTTAGATGCTATTGAAGAATTTAAGTTTGATGCTTGTATTGGTGGAGCCCGACGTGATGAAGAAAAAGCAAGAGCTAAAGAGCGTATTTTTTCTGTACGTGATGATTTTGGTCAATGGGATGAGAAAAATCAACGTCCTGAGTTGTTCGATATGTTGAATGGACAAATTGAGCATGGACAAAATGTACGTGTATTTCCTATTTCAAACTGGACTGAGTTAGATGTTTGGTCTTATATTGAAGCTGAAAATATTGAAATTCCATCTATCTATTTTGCTCACAAACGAAAAGTGTTTTTACGCGACGGTATGATTTGGTCTGCTGAAGATGATGTGGTTTATAGAGATGAAAATGAAGAAGTAATAGAAAAAATGGTTCGTTTTAGAACTGTTGGGGATATGAGTTGTACAGCGGCAGTATTATCTGATGCAGTATCTATTTCTAAAGTCGTAGAAGAAATTAGAGATTCTACTATTTCTGAGCGTGGAGCACGTATTGACGATAAACGCTCGGAAGCAGCCATGGAAAAACGTAAACAACAAGGGTATTTTTAA
- a CDS encoding phosphoadenosine phosphosulfate reductase family protein, translated as MISQEQLNILNKEFEKAQPSDIVNKALELSQEAVVTTNFRPYEATILHAVTAVNPNIPVVWCDTGYNTPQTYKHAEQVIKDLNLNIFLYVPKQTSSHRDVVLGIPSVDAPEHALFTEQVKLEPFRRAMDEHKPKVWFTNLRQGQTAFRDSIGIFSISKDGVLKVSPFYYWSDEKLDTYIEENKLTNEFKYFDPTKALENRECGLHA; from the coding sequence ATGATTTCACAAGAACAATTAAACATACTAAATAAAGAGTTTGAAAAGGCTCAACCTTCAGATATTGTAAATAAAGCATTGGAGCTTAGTCAGGAAGCGGTGGTAACTACAAATTTCAGGCCATATGAAGCTACTATTCTTCATGCGGTTACAGCTGTAAATCCTAATATTCCAGTGGTTTGGTGTGATACGGGCTATAATACGCCGCAAACTTACAAACATGCAGAGCAGGTAATTAAAGATTTGAATTTAAATATTTTTCTTTACGTTCCAAAACAAACATCTTCCCATAGAGATGTGGTATTAGGGATTCCAAGTGTGGATGCACCAGAACATGCTTTGTTTACTGAACAGGTAAAGTTAGAGCCATTTAGAAGAGCTATGGATGAGCATAAGCCAAAAGTGTGGTTTACAAACTTGCGTCAAGGACAAACGGCTTTTAGAGATAGTATAGGGATTTTTAGTATAAGTAAAGATGGGGTTTTAAAAGTAAGTCCGTTCTATTATTGGTCTGATGAAAAATTGGATACGTATATTGAAGAAAATAAATTAACAAACGAATTTAAATATTTTGACCCAACAAAAGCGTTAGAAAACAGAGAGTGTGGTTTACATGCTTAG
- a CDS encoding DUF2061 domain-containing protein, whose translation MILKEKESATYKEDVVKEKPLRSIVKSISWRIIGTLDTILISWLITGKLALAFSIGSIELVTKMVLYFFHERIWNTIKWGR comes from the coding sequence ATGATATTAAAAGAAAAAGAAAGTGCTACTTATAAAGAGGATGTTGTTAAAGAGAAGCCTTTAAGAAGTATCGTAAAATCGATAAGCTGGAGAATTATTGGAACTTTAGATACTATTTTAATTTCTTGGTTAATTACAGGGAAATTAGCTTTAGCATTTTCAATTGGTTCTATTGAATTAGTTACAAAAATGGTATTGTACTTTTTTCACGAGCGTATTTGGAACACCATTAAATGGGGTAGATAA